The following are from one region of the Lacinutrix sp. Bg11-31 genome:
- the chrA gene encoding chromate efflux transporter produces the protein MNNKLKEVAQVFFKLGCFAFGGPAAHIAMMEDEVVTKRKWMTRDYFLDLIGTTNLIPGPNSTEMTMHCGYERAGKKGLFVAGISFIFPAIVITALLAYLYVKYGELPEVAPFIFGIKPAVLAIIASAVLKLGKKAVKTTELTVLGVLVLIVTLLGVNEITALLSAGVLGMLYFYIKEKKTTSLNSFSPMLFSSGLALTKLSTLKIFLVFLKVGAILYGSGYVLFAYLDAELVTRGWLTRTELIDAIAVGQFTPGPVLSTSTFIGYQLSGFTGALAATTGMFLPSFLFVLILNPFIPKMRNSKVLRYFLDAVNVAAVAVMLSVLIVMTKETVLDWRGIVIALIATVLVFRTKVSPIWIIIMGALLGYVLIEFL, from the coding sequence ATGAATAATAAGCTTAAAGAAGTTGCACAAGTATTTTTTAAATTAGGATGTTTTGCTTTTGGTGGTCCAGCAGCTCATATTGCTATGATGGAAGATGAGGTTGTAACAAAAAGAAAATGGATGACGCGAGATTATTTTTTAGATCTTATTGGGACTACTAATTTAATTCCAGGACCAAACTCTACCGAAATGACTATGCATTGTGGTTACGAACGCGCTGGAAAGAAAGGGCTTTTTGTAGCAGGTATATCTTTTATTTTTCCAGCAATAGTAATAACAGCTTTATTGGCATACTTATATGTTAAATATGGTGAGTTGCCAGAAGTAGCACCATTTATATTTGGTATTAAACCAGCGGTATTAGCTATTATAGCTTCTGCTGTATTAAAGCTAGGCAAGAAAGCTGTTAAAACTACAGAATTAACTGTTTTAGGCGTGTTAGTTTTAATTGTTACACTACTAGGTGTAAATGAAATTACAGCGCTTTTAAGCGCAGGAGTTTTAGGTATGCTATATTTTTATATTAAAGAAAAAAAGACAACAAGCTTAAATAGTTTTTCGCCAATGCTTTTTTCTTCTGGTTTGGCATTAACAAAACTATCTACATTAAAAATTTTCTTAGTGTTTTTAAAAGTAGGCGCCATTTTATATGGAAGTGGTTATGTGTTATTTGCTTATTTAGATGCAGAGTTAGTTACAAGAGGCTGGTTAACTAGAACAGAATTAATAGATGCTATTGCTGTAGGGCAGTTTACACCTGGTCCTGTATTATCAACATCTACTTTTATTGGCTATCAACTTTCTGGATTTACAGGAGCATTAGCAGCAACAACTGGAATGTTTTTGCCTTCTTTTTTGTTTGTCTTAATTCTTAATCCGTTTATTCCAAAAATGCGAAACTCTAAAGTACTGCGTTATTTTTTAGATGCAGTAAATGTTGCAGCAGTTGCTGTTATGCTTTCAGTATTAATTGTCATGACTAAAGAAACAGTCTTAGATTGGAGAGGAATAGTAATAGCTTTAATTGCTACAGTTTTAGTTTTTAGAACGAAAGTGAGCCCGATTTGGATTATTATAATGGGAGCTTTACTTGGTTATGTTCTAATCGAGTTCTTGTGA
- a CDS encoding OmpA family protein: MKKTAISVFAFIILASCVSKKKYVALEQEKGEVISELTKTKVEKEELEAKFAKIEARVSDYNAKINSLVTDNEGLQLENDSKLDISPDGTVASNLTKQQMRNTLTKVDPYKLSQARTLKDSMNLAVEYSLNRVIDTSSLNEDEDISVNINETVVMISISDKMLFNSGSYKLSNKANGILQKLADVINSEPSIDVMVEGHTDARSISTAKVSDNWDLSVLRATSVVRKLQNSFNVSPEKLIASGRSSYQPLTDNDSREGRSKNRRTRIILLPNIDKFFALMASN, from the coding sequence ATTAAAAAAACAGCAATCTCAGTATTCGCATTTATTATTTTAGCAAGTTGTGTTTCAAAAAAGAAATACGTTGCATTAGAACAAGAAAAAGGAGAAGTAATTAGTGAACTAACTAAGACTAAGGTTGAAAAAGAAGAACTTGAAGCAAAATTTGCTAAAATTGAAGCTCGTGTAAGCGATTACAATGCAAAAATTAATTCTCTAGTTACAGACAACGAAGGTTTACAGTTGGAAAACGATAGCAAACTTGATATTTCACCAGATGGTACAGTAGCTTCAAATTTAACTAAACAGCAAATGCGTAACACATTAACTAAAGTAGATCCTTACAAATTGAGTCAGGCTAGAACTTTAAAAGATTCTATGAATCTTGCTGTAGAATACAGTTTAAATCGTGTAATTGATACAAGTTCTTTAAATGAAGATGAAGATATCTCTGTAAATATTAACGAAACTGTAGTTATGATTTCTATTAGTGATAAAATGCTTTTTAACAGCGGAAGCTACAAATTAAGCAATAAAGCTAACGGTATTTTACAAAAATTAGCAGATGTTATTAACTCTGAACCAAGCATAGATGTTATGGTAGAAGGCCATACAGATGCAAGATCTATTAGTACTGCTAAAGTTTCAGATAACTGGGATTTAAGTGTTTTAAGAGCAACATCTGTCGTAAGAAAATTACAAAACAGCTTTAATGTATCTCCAGAAAAATTAATCGCTTCTGGACGTAGTAGTTACCAACCGTTAACAGATAACGACTCTAGAGAGGGACGTTCTAAAAACAGACGTACTAGAATAATTCTACTTCCAAATATCGATAAGTTTTTTGCTTTAATGGCATCGAACTAA
- a CDS encoding porin translates to MRLKITLTALLLCAFISTNAQEISDTKFGKGLINFTAKDSSFSIKFAPRFQVRSMSSWDHDGNKYESPDHNFIVRRARLKFSGFAYTTKLKYKIELGLSNRDVSGANEFNRNTPRIILDAVLMWNFADNWELWAGQTKLPGNIERVVSSANLQLVDRSLLNSRFNIDRDLGIQLRHKSNLGGNFLMRQKLSISQGEGRNVTEGNIGGLQYTGRVEFLPLGEFKSKGDYVQADLKREVTPKLMVGTTYNYNQDAVRERSGLGDYMFRSDDSLYETDQTTIFVDAMFKYQGFSFMGEYATRSAENAVAIDLDGIPTGDVVLTGNALNLQAGYLFKSNYEIAGRFTTVDYDTITGSLPQEQYTLGGSKYVVGHKLKVQSDISYTTLDGNDDNITFRIGFDFHF, encoded by the coding sequence ATGAGACTTAAAATTACACTTACAGCATTATTGCTGTGCGCCTTTATTTCTACAAATGCTCAAGAAATAAGTGACACTAAATTTGGAAAAGGATTAATAAACTTTACAGCCAAAGACAGCTCGTTTAGTATAAAATTCGCACCTCGTTTTCAAGTGCGCTCAATGTCTTCTTGGGATCATGATGGAAATAAATACGAAAGTCCAGATCATAACTTTATTGTACGTCGTGCACGTTTAAAGTTTAGCGGATTTGCTTACACTACAAAATTAAAATATAAAATAGAATTAGGTTTATCGAATAGAGATGTTTCTGGCGCTAATGAATTTAACAGAAACACACCTCGTATTATTTTAGATGCTGTTTTAATGTGGAATTTTGCAGACAATTGGGAACTTTGGGCTGGACAAACAAAATTACCAGGTAATATTGAACGTGTTGTCTCTTCTGCAAATCTTCAATTAGTAGATCGTTCTTTATTAAACAGTCGTTTTAATATTGATCGCGATTTAGGTATTCAATTACGTCACAAATCTAACCTAGGAGGTAACTTTTTAATGCGTCAAAAATTATCAATCTCTCAAGGAGAAGGACGTAATGTTACCGAAGGAAACATTGGAGGTTTACAATATACTGGACGTGTTGAATTTTTACCACTTGGTGAGTTTAAATCTAAAGGCGATTATGTTCAAGCAGATTTAAAACGTGAAGTAACACCTAAATTAATGGTTGGTACTACTTACAACTATAACCAAGATGCTGTAAGAGAACGTAGCGGATTAGGTGATTACATGTTTAGAAGTGATGATTCATTATACGAAACAGACCAAACTACCATTTTTGTAGACGCTATGTTTAAATATCAAGGATTCTCTTTTATGGGTGAATATGCAACTCGTAGTGCAGAAAATGCAGTTGCTATAGATTTAGATGGTATACCAACTGGTGATGTCGTTTTAACTGGAAACGCTTTAAATTTACAAGCTGGTTATCTATTTAAAAGTAATTACGAAATTGCTGGACGATTTACAACAGTAGATTATGATACTATTACAGGTAGTTTGCCTCAAGAACAATATACTCTAGGTGGATCTAAATACGTAGTAGGTCACAAATTAAAAGTACAAAGTGATATTAGCTACACTACTTTAGATGGAAATGATGATAATATTACATTTAGAATAGGATTCGATTTTCATTTCTAA
- a CDS encoding inorganic phosphate transporter, whose product MDNIYLFMLIAITVLAVADIVVGVSNDAINFLNSAIGSKAISMRTIMIVASLGIFIGAVFSSGMMEVARKGIFVPSMFSFEEIMYIFMAVMITDILLLDFFNTLGLPTSTTVSIVFNLLGAAVVMSLIKINAPDSTQTLSDISSYINTKKAIEIIRGIVMSVFIAFTVGALVQWISRLVFTFQYEKRIKNFGAFFGAFCLTAITYFIFLKGLKGSPYYNELKDFIEGQEILIILGSFLLWTGVSFAFQAVTKKSILLVVIAVGTFGLALAFSGNDLVNFIGVPMAAYHSYEAWIAGGMDSTMSMSILSKKMPAEPFLLFIAGAIMVLTLWFSKKAKTVAETELSLSRQGDTHEKFEPNMLSRGVVKGTTWLSNAINSIIPKSLQESMGKSFEKPDTAALNKDQSIDAPAFDMIRASVNLMVAGVLIAIATSMKLPLSTTYVTFMVAMGTSFADRAWGRESAVYRVAGVLNVIGGWFGTAFGAFVAAGLVVFLINWNPQVMTPILLLITAFLLIRNYLSHKKSSNKTVEEDSLKETGSSSVQGVIHESASNIASVVKRGNTIYSNAIRGLAKQDTSLLKKNKKQVTKLSDEVDSLRDNIFYFIKNLDETSLRASSFYINILGYLQDMTQSLEYISKTSHKHINNNHKNLKFSQIKELKEVNDALEALFNDTKNAFDSRSFEQIGDIIGRKKDLFDLVTSKIVKQVARTRTEESSPKNTTLYFSLLLETKDLLSATMNLLEEYHGSHDSSVEIATIPDTEE is encoded by the coding sequence ATGGATAATATTTATTTATTTATGTTGATTGCCATTACGGTTTTAGCAGTAGCTGATATTGTAGTTGGAGTTAGTAACGACGCAATTAATTTCTTAAACTCAGCAATTGGTTCAAAAGCCATTTCTATGCGAACTATTATGATAGTAGCTAGTTTAGGTATTTTCATTGGAGCTGTATTCTCTAGCGGAATGATGGAAGTAGCACGTAAAGGTATTTTTGTCCCTAGCATGTTTAGTTTCGAAGAGATTATGTACATTTTTATGGCTGTAATGATTACAGACATTTTATTACTAGATTTCTTTAACACTCTAGGCTTACCTACTTCTACAACAGTTTCTATTGTATTTAATTTGCTAGGTGCTGCAGTTGTAATGTCTTTAATAAAAATTAATGCTCCAGATAGCACACAAACTTTATCAGATATTAGTAGTTATATTAACACTAAAAAGGCCATTGAAATTATTAGAGGTATTGTAATGTCCGTTTTTATAGCCTTTACTGTTGGTGCGTTAGTACAATGGATATCTAGACTAGTCTTTACATTTCAGTATGAAAAAAGAATAAAAAACTTTGGTGCCTTTTTTGGTGCTTTCTGTTTAACAGCCATTACATACTTTATCTTTTTAAAAGGATTAAAAGGATCTCCATATTATAATGAGTTAAAAGATTTTATTGAAGGCCAAGAAATCCTTATTATCCTTGGCAGCTTTTTACTATGGACAGGTGTTTCGTTTGCATTTCAAGCCGTAACAAAAAAATCAATCTTATTAGTAGTAATCGCAGTAGGTACTTTTGGTTTAGCATTAGCATTCTCTGGTAACGATTTAGTAAACTTTATTGGTGTACCAATGGCAGCGTATCACTCTTACGAAGCATGGATTGCTGGAGGTATGGATAGCACAATGTCTATGTCTATATTAAGCAAAAAAATGCCTGCAGAGCCTTTTCTACTGTTTATTGCTGGTGCAATAATGGTATTAACATTGTGGTTTTCTAAAAAAGCAAAAACAGTTGCAGAAACAGAGTTAAGTCTATCTCGTCAAGGAGATACCCACGAAAAATTTGAACCAAACATGCTATCAAGAGGTGTTGTAAAAGGAACAACTTGGTTATCTAATGCCATAAATTCTATTATACCTAAGTCTCTTCAAGAAAGTATGGGTAAAAGTTTCGAAAAACCTGATACTGCTGCTTTAAATAAAGACCAGAGTATAGATGCTCCTGCTTTCGATATGATTAGAGCTTCTGTAAACTTAATGGTTGCTGGTGTATTAATTGCTATCGCAACCTCAATGAAACTACCTTTGTCTACAACTTATGTAACATTTATGGTTGCTATGGGAACCTCTTTTGCCGATCGTGCTTGGGGAAGAGAAAGTGCTGTTTACAGAGTTGCTGGTGTATTAAATGTTATTGGTGGTTGGTTTGGTACTGCCTTTGGTGCTTTTGTAGCAGCTGGACTTGTCGTGTTTTTAATAAACTGGAACCCACAAGTAATGACTCCTATTTTATTATTAATAACAGCTTTCTTATTAATTAGAAACTACTTATCACACAAAAAATCTTCAAACAAAACAGTAGAAGAAGATAGCTTAAAAGAAACAGGAAGTAGTTCTGTACAAGGTGTTATACATGAAAGTGCTAGTAATATTGCTAGTGTTGTAAAACGTGGAAACACTATTTATAGTAATGCCATTAGAGGTCTTGCAAAACAAGATACTTCGCTACTTAAAAAGAATAAAAAACAAGTCACTAAATTATCTGACGAAGTAGATAGCTTAAGAGATAACATTTTCTACTTTATTAAAAATTTAGACGAAACAAGTTTAAGAGCGAGTAGTTTTTATATTAATATTTTAGGCTACTTACAAGATATGACACAGTCTTTAGAATACATATCTAAAACAAGTCATAAACACATTAATAATAATCACAAAAACCTTAAATTTAGTCAGATTAAAGAATTAAAAGAAGTTAATGATGCATTAGAAGCACTTTTTAATGACACAAAAAATGCTTTCGATTCTAGATCTTTTGAACAAATTGGAGATATTATTGGTCGTAAAAAAGATTTATTTGATTTAGTAACTTCTAAAATTGTAAAGCAAGTAGCACGTACAAGAACTGAAGAATCTAGCCCAAAAAACACAACATTATACTTCAGTTTATTACTAGAAACTAAAGATTTATTATCGGCAACAATGAACTTACTAGAAGAATATCATGGCTCTCATGATAGTTCTGTAGAAATAGCAACTATTCCTGATACTGAAGAATAG
- a CDS encoding multidrug transporter codes for MKKQLILGLAILASVFSCTTDDTSDIVINSTTNNTTGGGGETDPATIFLSGTYTEDLTLDANNTYKINGSLIMASGTTLTIPPCMTIEALSSGADVYVAISQGAKIIANGTASCPIVFTSDSSNPLAGDWGGLILLGKAPINSVTGTATATSEIASLPYGGNTANDNSGSLSYVRVEYSGGAADGQSENNGFSFYGVGNGTTVNHIQAIEGKDDGIEFFGGTVNASFISVINAEDDSVDWTEGFSGTLTDVYISNRATDDKAIEADGYNTDFSNATGVFSKPTLNNVTIVGEGSANSSEAVRLRAGTQGIFSNIHITGYAEGFDLDDLDTGNGVVSDDLQVTGVTFVDVTLNMKNDTTVTFTIADFYTNEGTATGTDYTTWGANWTVQ; via the coding sequence ATGAAAAAACAACTAATTTTAGGCTTAGCAATATTAGCTTCGGTATTTTCTTGCACAACAGACGATACTTCTGACATTGTAATAAACTCTACAACAAACAACACTACTGGTGGTGGAGGTGAAACTGATCCAGCAACAATTTTCTTATCTGGTACTTATACTGAAGATTTAACTCTTGATGCTAACAACACATACAAAATCAATGGTTCTTTAATTATGGCAAGCGGAACAACTTTAACTATTCCTCCTTGCATGACTATTGAAGCTTTATCTTCTGGTGCAGATGTTTATGTTGCCATTTCTCAAGGTGCTAAAATTATAGCAAACGGTACAGCAAGTTGTCCAATTGTATTTACTTCAGATTCATCTAATCCATTAGCTGGAGATTGGGGAGGATTAATTTTATTAGGAAAAGCGCCAATAAACTCTGTAACAGGAACAGCTACTGCTACTTCAGAAATTGCTAGTTTACCTTACGGTGGAAATACTGCAAATGATAATTCTGGTTCTTTAAGCTATGTAAGAGTTGAATATTCTGGTGGTGCAGCAGATGGACAATCTGAAAACAACGGGTTTTCATTCTATGGTGTAGGAAATGGTACAACTGTAAACCACATACAAGCTATCGAAGGAAAAGATGATGGTATTGAGTTTTTTGGAGGTACAGTAAACGCTAGTTTTATCTCTGTTATAAATGCCGAAGATGACTCGGTAGATTGGACGGAAGGTTTTTCTGGAACATTAACAGATGTTTACATCTCTAATAGAGCTACAGATGATAAAGCAATTGAAGCAGATGGTTACAATACAGACTTTAGTAATGCTACTGGTGTTTTCTCTAAGCCAACATTAAACAATGTAACAATTGTTGGTGAAGGTTCTGCAAACTCTTCGGAAGCTGTAAGATTAAGAGCAGGTACTCAAGGTATCTTTTCTAACATTCATATTACTGGTTATGCTGAAGGTTTTGATTTAGACGATTTAGATACAGGAAATGGTGTAGTAAGCGACGATTTACAAGTTACTGGAGTTACTTTTGTTGATGTTACATTAAATATGAAAAACGATACAACTGTTACTTTTACAATTGCAGATTTTTACACAAATGAAGGTACTGCAACTGGTACAGACTATACTACTTGGGGAGCAAACTGGACTGTTCAATAA
- a CDS encoding toxin-antitoxin system YwqK family antitoxin → MKKSILFSIAFLIAVVTFAQDKRDLKLNKDTNLIEVVYYHDNGVVSQTGAYTVDGKLQGEWLSYNAQGKKQVSANYDNGKKVGKWLIWKDATLKEVDYNNNAIASVSEWKIKAPVADNN, encoded by the coding sequence ATGAAGAAATCAATTTTATTTTCAATTGCCTTTTTAATTGCTGTGGTAACTTTCGCTCAAGATAAGCGAGATTTAAAACTTAACAAAGACACTAATTTAATTGAAGTTGTTTATTATCATGACAATGGAGTTGTAAGCCAAACAGGTGCTTATACTGTAGATGGTAAATTACAAGGAGAGTGGCTTAGTTATAACGCACAAGGCAAGAAACAAGTTTCTGCAAATTATGATAATGGTAAAAAAGTCGGCAAGTGGTTAATCTGGAAAGATGCCACTCTTAAAGAAGTAGATTATAACAATAATGCTATTGCAAGTGTTAGTGAATGGAAGATAAAAGCTCCTGTTGCTGATAACAATTAA
- a CDS encoding TonB-dependent receptor, which yields MKQFLFTITLLTSLLTFSQNSTSISGKVLDQEFNNQPLPFANVLIKGTDKGTSSDFDGLYKIENLDAGYYIIEFSFIGYETQNIPFQLKANENKVLDITLKASAAALDEVVLQTTTKRESETALLLDQKKAVEIKQSIGADELSRKGVSDAAGAVAKISGVSKQEGSSNVYVRGLGDRYLNTTMNGLSLPSNDVNKKNIDLNLFSSDVIQNVSISKAYSSRFYGDFSAGNIDITSKEHKGNLSFNVSTGSGFNTNAIDKNFVRSEGTGYFGYYGRYEHNPFAIILSHGIDPENVSSPININYGASIGNTFEFNDESRLSVFATASFENNYEYRFGKAVDFSTVEKKRFDAAEEYEYSTTTTAMTNLNYRINSDNSLKFNSVFINSSSDEIGYYGIDGKGKNRDAILNTDEGFYQMNVQFDQTRMFVNQLLGNHKSGKYELDWGFGYNKVYANQPDRKRISLENYHLAFDNDPTTNPSFYSNVDFDNQRYFQNIEDDEYNSKLNLAYEANENLKLNFGYNGRYKTRQFDNIRYGYDIQDNGYAVTDVNNFDSFFTLSNISFDSNTTGYDISVINGIPVSTTDPNQTLGNTNLPGLPENTYSGKLSIAAGYADAEIKAGEKWLFVPGVRLESFDQSIKYNVINLGNQGNSERSFKETFILPTLNVKYALNEDQNLRFSASQTVSVPEFKEVAPFVYEDVSTRIGGNPDVLGYSKILNIDLKYEWFFSRSEIFSVGAFTKQINDPINLVVVGDATGTQRYVRTGDKATVYGIEVELRKNILVDNEDNTNLSFGINATYMKTKQDLYPTIDETFDLAFNKTEDELQGASPLILNADISYSPTFKNYKPVANLVFSYFSDRIDALGSGDLGNIVEKGVPTLDFIWKNTINKGFEINFSAKNILDPSIQYVREDARAGDIFVTSANGKGITNYKRGLNINLQLKYKF from the coding sequence ATCATTACTTACTTTCTCCCAGAACAGCACTTCTATTTCCGGAAAAGTATTAGACCAAGAGTTTAACAACCAACCGCTACCTTTTGCAAACGTTCTAATTAAAGGAACGGATAAAGGAACTTCTTCAGATTTTGATGGGCTTTATAAGATTGAAAATTTAGACGCTGGTTATTATATTATTGAATTTAGCTTTATTGGCTACGAAACACAAAACATCCCTTTTCAATTAAAAGCAAATGAGAATAAGGTTTTAGACATTACTTTAAAAGCAAGCGCTGCTGCTCTAGACGAAGTTGTATTACAAACCACTACAAAACGTGAAAGCGAAACCGCTTTACTTTTAGACCAAAAGAAAGCAGTCGAAATTAAGCAAAGTATTGGAGCAGACGAATTATCTAGAAAAGGTGTTAGTGATGCTGCTGGTGCAGTTGCTAAAATCTCTGGTGTATCTAAACAAGAAGGATCAAGTAATGTTTATGTACGTGGACTTGGTGATAGATACTTAAACACTACTATGAATGGTTTATCATTGCCATCTAACGATGTTAATAAAAAGAACATCGACTTAAATTTATTTTCTTCAGACGTTATACAAAACGTATCTATAAGTAAAGCATACTCTTCTAGATTCTATGGCGATTTTTCTGCTGGAAACATAGATATAACTTCAAAAGAACATAAAGGTAATTTATCTTTTAATGTATCGACTGGCTCTGGTTTTAACACAAACGCAATAGATAAAAACTTTGTAAGAAGTGAAGGCACTGGATATTTTGGTTACTATGGCAGATATGAGCATAATCCTTTTGCTATTATTTTATCTCATGGTATCGATCCAGAAAATGTAAGCTCACCTATAAACATTAACTACGGAGCATCTATAGGTAACACGTTTGAATTTAATGACGAATCTCGTTTAAGTGTTTTTGCTACTGCTTCTTTCGAAAACAATTACGAGTACAGATTTGGTAAAGCAGTAGATTTTTCGACTGTAGAAAAAAAGCGTTTTGATGCAGCCGAAGAATATGAGTATAGCACAACTACAACTGCTATGACAAACTTAAACTATAGAATAAATAGTGATAATAGTTTAAAATTCAACTCTGTATTTATTAATAGCTCTTCAGACGAAATTGGTTATTACGGTATTGATGGTAAAGGAAAAAACAGAGATGCAATTCTTAATACAGACGAAGGTTTTTACCAAATGAATGTACAGTTCGATCAAACTAGAATGTTTGTAAACCAATTATTAGGAAATCATAAATCTGGGAAATACGAATTAGATTGGGGATTTGGATACAATAAAGTATATGCAAACCAACCAGATAGAAAGCGTATAAGTTTAGAAAACTACCACCTTGCTTTTGATAATGATCCTACTACAAACCCAAGTTTTTATAGTAATGTAGATTTCGATAATCAACGTTATTTCCAAAATATTGAAGACGATGAGTACAATAGTAAACTTAACTTAGCTTACGAAGCTAATGAGAACCTTAAATTAAATTTTGGTTACAACGGAAGATACAAAACAAGACAATTTGATAACATCCGTTATGGTTACGACATCCAGGATAATGGATATGCAGTAACAGATGTAAATAACTTTGATAGCTTCTTTACCTTATCGAACATTAGTTTTGATAGCAACACAACAGGATACGATATTTCAGTAATAAACGGCATTCCTGTAAGCACAACAGATCCAAATCAAACTTTAGGAAATACTAACCTACCTGGCTTACCAGAAAACACTTATTCTGGTAAATTAAGTATTGCTGCTGGTTATGCAGATGCTGAAATTAAAGCTGGCGAAAAATGGTTATTTGTTCCTGGTGTTAGATTAGAATCTTTCGACCAGTCTATTAAATACAACGTTATTAACCTAGGTAATCAAGGAAACAGCGAACGCTCGTTTAAAGAGACTTTTATTCTTCCTACTTTAAATGTAAAATATGCTTTAAACGAAGATCAAAACCTACGTTTCTCTGCTAGTCAAACTGTTTCTGTTCCAGAATTTAAAGAAGTTGCTCCTTTTGTATACGAAGATGTATCTACAAGAATTGGTGGTAACCCAGATGTTTTAGGTTATTCTAAAATTTTAAATATTGATTTAAAATACGAATGGTTCTTTAGTAGAAGTGAAATCTTCTCTGTAGGTGCTTTTACTAAACAAATTAACGATCCAATTAACTTAGTTGTAGTTGGTGATGCCACTGGAACACAGCGTTATGTTAGAACGGGAGACAAAGCTACCGTATATGGTATTGAAGTAGAATTAAGAAAAAATATTTTAGTTGATAATGAAGATAATACAAACTTATCTTTTGGTATTAATGCTACTTACATGAAAACTAAGCAAGACTTGTACCCAACAATAGATGAAACTTTCGATTTAGCTTTCAATAAAACGGAAGACGAACTACAAGGTGCTTCACCATTAATATTAAATGCAGACATAAGCTATTCTCCAACTTTTAAAAATTACAAACCAGTAGCTAACCTAGTATTCTCTTATTTCTCAGACAGAATTGATGCTTTAGGATCTGGAGACTTAGGAAACATTGTAGAAAAAGGAGTTCCTACTTTAGATTTTATTTGGAAAAACACCATAAACAAGGGTTTTGAAATCAACTTTAGTGCTAAAAACATATTAGATCCTTCTATACAATATGTAAGAGAAGATGCCAGAGCTGGCGACATATTTGTGACTTCGGCAAACGGAAAAGGTATTACAAACTACAAACGCGGATTAAACATAAACCTTCAACTTAAATATAAATTTTAA